From Planococcus halocryophilus, the proteins below share one genomic window:
- a CDS encoding asparaginase produces MKKKVSLITTGGTIASREISNGLLKSGAISGEELAELCQLPEEIEVKVVDVFQLPSMHIGFEQMMEIRQAILTELQDPEVEGVVVTHGTDTLEETAYFLDLTIDDDRSVVITGSQRSPEEVGTDVYSNLQNSIYVAVDPNLRGIGAVVVFNERIYSAKYVKKVHSSNLQGFDSFGHGYLGIIDNDTVRIYQKPVMHEVHIVKDQLPRVDIIKCHSGQDGFLIDQLVTGPSKGIVLEAAGRGQVSPHMVDAIDHAIKQGIPVVLTTSAEEGNAYPAYSYPGSAHDLLTRGVILGSDYDSKKARIKLAVLLSAQNVIQANAFER; encoded by the coding sequence ATGAAGAAAAAAGTATCACTAATCACGACAGGTGGAACAATTGCCAGTCGAGAAATTTCAAATGGGCTGTTAAAGTCGGGAGCGATTTCAGGAGAAGAATTAGCTGAGCTTTGTCAGCTTCCAGAAGAAATCGAAGTAAAAGTAGTCGATGTCTTCCAGTTGCCGAGTATGCATATTGGTTTTGAACAAATGATGGAAATTAGACAAGCTATTCTTACAGAATTACAAGACCCAGAAGTTGAAGGAGTCGTTGTCACGCACGGAACAGATACGTTAGAAGAAACAGCGTACTTTTTGGATTTAACAATTGATGATGATCGTTCAGTGGTTATTACAGGGTCTCAGCGATCTCCAGAAGAAGTTGGTACAGATGTTTACTCGAACCTACAGAACTCCATATATGTAGCGGTAGACCCAAATCTGCGAGGAATTGGAGCTGTTGTCGTATTCAATGAACGTATATATAGCGCTAAATACGTTAAAAAAGTTCATTCAAGTAATTTGCAAGGTTTTGATTCGTTTGGGCATGGTTATCTTGGTATTATTGATAACGATACGGTGCGTATTTATCAGAAACCGGTGATGCATGAAGTACATATAGTGAAAGACCAATTGCCGCGTGTTGATATTATTAAATGTCATTCGGGACAAGATGGGTTTTTAATTGATCAATTAGTAACAGGACCTTCAAAAGGAATTGTTTTAGAAGCTGCGGGTAGAGGGCAAGTATCTCCACATATGGTAGACGCAATTGATCATGCGATAAAGCAGGGCATTCCAGTGGTGTTAACAACTAGTGCTGAAGAAGGAAATGCGTATCCGGCATATAGTTATCCAGGCAGTGCTCATGATTTATTGACTCGTGGCGTGATTCTTGGTAGTGATTACGACAGCAAAAAAGCACGTATAAAGCTTGCTGTATTGTTATCCGCTCAAAACGTAATTCAAGCAAATGCTTTTGAAAGATAA
- a CDS encoding YpdA family putative bacillithiol disulfide reductase yields MEYVDALIIGGGPCGLSAAIELEKKGLQTTVIEKGNIVNAIFNYPTHQIFFSTSEKLSIGDVPFIIEGRKPKRNQALVYYREVVKRSGIQVRPFETVEQVEKDDLFKITTSKGQYQAKYVIAATGYYDQPNKLEVEGANLPKVMHYFKEGHPYFDQDVLVIGGKNSAVDAALALHKAGSRVTVSYHGTSYSKSIKPWILPEFDGLVRNGEITMLFDSMVDRITDDNVELTVNDQKETIPNQFVFAMIGYHPDYKFLTSMGITIDQASGRPTFDEQTMETNVDNLYIAGVIAAGNNANEIFIENGRFHGQQIAEAIAKKEGTA; encoded by the coding sequence ATGGAATATGTAGATGCTCTTATTATCGGAGGCGGTCCTTGCGGTTTGTCGGCTGCGATTGAATTGGAGAAAAAGGGATTGCAAACGACCGTAATTGAGAAAGGCAATATCGTCAATGCTATTTTCAATTACCCAACACATCAAATTTTTTTCAGTACAAGTGAAAAACTATCGATAGGTGACGTGCCTTTTATTATTGAAGGTCGTAAGCCAAAAAGAAACCAAGCTCTAGTGTATTACCGAGAAGTTGTTAAAAGAAGTGGCATTCAAGTGCGACCTTTCGAAACGGTTGAACAGGTTGAAAAGGACGACCTTTTTAAAATCACAACGTCAAAAGGGCAATATCAAGCAAAATATGTTATCGCTGCGACAGGGTATTATGATCAACCGAATAAACTTGAAGTAGAAGGTGCAAATTTACCGAAAGTGATGCATTATTTTAAGGAAGGACACCCTTATTTTGATCAGGATGTCTTAGTGATCGGTGGCAAAAATTCGGCTGTAGATGCTGCACTAGCCTTACACAAAGCTGGAAGCAGAGTGACAGTGTCTTATCATGGTACGAGCTATTCTAAAAGCATTAAACCATGGATTTTACCGGAATTTGATGGTTTAGTGAGAAACGGCGAAATTACAATGTTATTCGATTCAATGGTCGATCGAATTACAGATGACAATGTTGAGTTAACAGTCAATGATCAAAAAGAAACGATTCCCAATCAGTTTGTTTTTGCGATGATTGGTTATCACCCAGATTATAAGTTTTTAACGTCTATGGGTATTACTATTGATCAGGCATCGGGTAGACCAACTTTTGATGAGCAAACAATGGAAACCAATGTAGATAATTTATACATTGCTGGTGTTATAGCAGCAGGAAATAATGCTAACGAAATTTTTATTGAAAATGGGCGCTTTCATGGACAGCAAATTGCGGAAGCTATTGCAAAAAAAGAAGGCACAGCATAA
- a CDS encoding metallophosphoesterase, protein MNYLMRIGFIAITMLLYMTRNAFSENLIKKTIKLPSAKAFKPFNLLFIADIHRRNIKADLINFPVDIIVIGGDLVEKGVPLERVAENIENLRSHAPVYFVWGNNDREVNEDALRKIFNQYGVIVLDDKSVSLFGNPQLKLVGIDHFAYKPDGLKNAFSEVNEQDTVVFVTHTPFDFWKIKGPYAADLLLAGHTHGGQIRFGPFGMFKKGSIKYKNGRVELITNGFGTTTLHLRLGAPAEYHLLTIVPETEIGE, encoded by the coding sequence ATGAACTATTTAATGCGAATTGGATTTATAGCAATAACAATGCTCTTGTATATGACACGTAATGCCTTTTCAGAAAACCTTATCAAAAAAACGATCAAACTGCCTTCGGCAAAAGCATTTAAGCCATTCAATCTGCTTTTTATTGCTGACATTCACCGGAGAAACATAAAAGCAGACTTAATCAATTTTCCTGTAGATATCATCGTCATTGGTGGAGATCTAGTTGAAAAAGGCGTGCCACTGGAACGAGTAGCCGAAAATATTGAAAACTTACGATCTCATGCACCTGTTTACTTTGTCTGGGGAAATAATGACCGAGAAGTAAATGAGGACGCACTCCGAAAGATTTTTAACCAATATGGCGTGATTGTGTTAGATGATAAATCCGTTTCGTTATTTGGAAATCCTCAACTGAAGTTGGTAGGGATTGACCATTTCGCCTATAAACCTGATGGATTGAAAAATGCATTCAGCGAAGTGAACGAACAAGATACGGTAGTGTTTGTAACTCATACGCCATTTGATTTTTGGAAGATCAAAGGACCGTATGCAGCCGATTTGCTGCTTGCTGGCCACACACATGGTGGTCAAATTCGTTTTGGTCCGTTTGGAATGTTCAAAAAAGGTTCGATAAAATATAAAAACGGTCGAGTTGAACTGATTACGAATGGATTTGGTACCACAACATTACATTTACGGCTTGGCGCACCGGCAGAATATCATTTGCTAACCATTGTTCCAGAAACAGAAATAGGAGAATAA
- a CDS encoding HPP family protein, translated as MFVKSVMVKREKCYTVKLEDSVQVGFDLLEKHTIDALPVVDGTEYKGIFTWYHAYRAFFYSGKTKEEFIRTTKVSDVIVNQDVYLTINDVYEKALVELNDFPIIAVVEKGQFLGIVTRFDIVNQLQSAFGIDKPGYRITFTSVESEGRIGRLGEIIEKYKESVISLVTFDETNKMVRRIVLKVEKKDNIDRFVKELEKSGFRVLDIAEDE; from the coding sequence ATGTTTGTTAAAAGCGTAATGGTGAAAAGAGAAAAATGTTATACGGTGAAATTAGAGGATTCAGTACAAGTAGGTTTTGACTTGCTAGAAAAACACACAATTGATGCTTTGCCAGTAGTAGATGGAACGGAATACAAAGGAATCTTTACTTGGTATCATGCATATCGTGCATTTTTCTATTCAGGGAAAACAAAAGAAGAGTTTATCCGCACAACTAAAGTCAGTGACGTAATTGTCAATCAAGATGTCTACTTAACGATAAATGATGTTTATGAAAAGGCATTAGTTGAACTAAATGATTTTCCGATTATCGCAGTAGTGGAGAAAGGACAATTTTTAGGGATCGTTACTCGCTTTGATATCGTTAACCAATTGCAAAGTGCATTTGGGATCGACAAACCAGGATACCGAATTACTTTTACTTCAGTTGAATCAGAAGGTCGCATTGGCCGCCTAGGAGAAATTATTGAGAAATACAAAGAATCTGTAATCTCCTTAGTTACTTTTGATGAAACGAACAAAATGGTTCGACGTATCGTATTAAAAGTTGAAAAGAAAGACAATATTGATCGCTTTGTAAAAGAACTTGAGAAATCAGGCTTCCGAGTATTGGATATTGCGGAAGACGAATAG
- a CDS encoding LysM peptidoglycan-binding domain-containing protein — protein sequence MGNNSYHESIEKNRQEISIDDQSALSRAAQRQAQKPKAKKSKSLLMPALFFIFILIPVSLLIYVAFFFEPDDSLTAKPTENEVSFEMNSQPSSAAVAAAEKEEKEKAAAEKAKADAEAKAEKEKLDAQAQVDKEKSDAQAEEDAKAKAETKAETDAKAAADAQAKKEADAKAKADADAKAKEEAEKKEEVPSASGKTYVVKPGETLYRIAVNNYGAAGAAAAVEKIKQANGLGSNSISPGQSLTLP from the coding sequence ATGGGGAATAATAGTTATCATGAGTCGATTGAAAAGAATCGGCAAGAAATATCAATAGACGATCAATCAGCATTGTCTAGAGCAGCTCAGAGACAAGCCCAAAAGCCTAAAGCTAAAAAAAGCAAAAGTCTTTTGATGCCTGCGTTATTTTTTATCTTTATATTAATTCCAGTTTCTTTGTTGATTTATGTAGCTTTCTTTTTTGAACCCGACGATTCTTTGACAGCCAAACCTACAGAAAATGAAGTGAGTTTTGAAATGAATTCCCAACCTTCTAGTGCTGCTGTCGCTGCAGCTGAAAAAGAAGAAAAAGAAAAGGCTGCAGCTGAAAAAGCAAAAGCCGATGCAGAAGCTAAAGCTGAAAAAGAAAAACTAGACGCTCAAGCCCAAGTAGACAAAGAGAAATCTGATGCACAAGCAGAAGAGGATGCAAAAGCAAAAGCAGAAACAAAAGCAGAAACCGATGCAAAAGCTGCAGCTGATGCTCAAGCTAAAAAAGAAGCGGACGCCAAAGCCAAAGCAGATGCCGACGCGAAAGCTAAAGAAGAAGCAGAGAAAAAAGAAGAAGTGCCAAGTGCTTCTGGCAAAACTTATGTGGTGAAACCAGGTGAAACGCTTTACCGAATCGCTGTTAATAATTACGGGGCAGCAGGAGCAGCTGCGGCTGTAGAAAAAATCAAACAAGCAAATGGTTTAGGTTCAAATAGCATAAGCCCAGGGCAAAGCTTAACATTGCCATAA
- a CDS encoding RecQ family ATP-dependent DNA helicase, producing the protein MNLEELLYSTYGFSSFRPGQKEIIEQVIAGEDVIALLPTGMGKSICYQLPAKILPDSVLIVSPLLSLMQDQVAQLKKMGEKSVVAINSFLKPEDKDRIMTNLGSYKFIFISPEMLVQPFIKKKLQEIRVSLLVADEAHCISQWGFDFRPDYLRISEVLPILKFPQVLALTATATDKVTEEIKEYLALIKPYVYCHPMDRKNIVYDIKKFEDSHDKLEFLKAFIQKFNGPGIIYAGTRKKSQELSMLLTEQGISSAYYHGGMDHQDRVFVQQQFQNGEVEWICSTNAFGMGVHIPNIRQVIHFQVPTSIEGYVQEVGRAGRDGLPALATLLYAQGDEALLESLVMDDLPTLHEIEAVFNGGPSATYLIDQGIVRETAFRVITYWMTKLPLAGVKSQIELLRKGKRQQASKVRELISRDSCLRGYIISCFDQQVINKPDNCCVNDGIDYSVFEVFSCYEKKPKPLDWQARLSVILPI; encoded by the coding sequence ATGAATCTGGAGGAGTTACTATATTCGACTTATGGGTTTTCTTCTTTTCGTCCAGGGCAAAAAGAAATTATCGAACAGGTAATAGCTGGGGAAGACGTGATTGCGTTATTGCCAACTGGCATGGGAAAATCCATTTGTTATCAATTGCCAGCGAAAATTTTGCCGGACAGTGTCTTGATTGTTTCACCGTTATTGTCTTTAATGCAGGATCAAGTAGCGCAACTAAAGAAAATGGGCGAAAAATCAGTTGTTGCTATTAACTCTTTTTTAAAACCGGAAGATAAAGATAGAATTATGACCAATCTCGGCTCGTATAAATTTATTTTTATATCACCGGAAATGCTAGTTCAGCCGTTCATCAAAAAAAAGTTACAAGAAATACGCGTTTCATTATTAGTCGCCGATGAAGCCCATTGCATTTCTCAATGGGGGTTTGATTTTAGGCCAGATTATTTACGAATCTCTGAAGTATTGCCGATTTTAAAATTCCCGCAAGTTTTGGCATTAACCGCAACTGCTACTGACAAAGTTACTGAAGAAATAAAAGAATATTTGGCGCTTATCAAACCATACGTCTATTGTCATCCGATGGATAGAAAAAACATTGTCTACGATATAAAGAAATTTGAAGATAGCCATGACAAGCTTGAGTTTTTAAAAGCTTTTATTCAAAAGTTTAATGGTCCTGGAATTATTTATGCGGGAACCAGAAAAAAGTCCCAAGAACTGTCTATGCTTTTAACGGAACAAGGAATTTCATCTGCATATTATCATGGGGGCATGGACCATCAAGATCGGGTTTTCGTTCAGCAGCAATTTCAAAATGGGGAAGTAGAGTGGATTTGCTCCACAAATGCTTTTGGTATGGGGGTACATATCCCAAATATTCGACAAGTCATTCATTTTCAAGTACCAACTTCTATCGAAGGGTATGTCCAGGAAGTAGGAAGAGCGGGAAGAGATGGTCTACCGGCTTTAGCCACGCTGCTCTATGCCCAAGGAGATGAGGCTTTACTTGAAAGTTTAGTAATGGATGATTTGCCGACACTACATGAAATAGAGGCAGTATTTAATGGTGGACCATCAGCAACGTATTTAATCGATCAAGGAATTGTCCGAGAGACTGCGTTTCGTGTCATCACTTACTGGATGACTAAATTACCTTTAGCAGGTGTTAAGAGTCAAATTGAACTACTTAGAAAAGGCAAGAGGCAGCAAGCATCGAAAGTTCGCGAACTGATTTCAAGAGACAGTTGTTTACGAGGTTATATTATTAGCTGTTTTGATCAGCAAGTTATAAACAAACCTGACAATTGTTGTGTGAATGACGGAATTGATTATAGTGTTTTTGAGGTATTTTCTTGTTATGAAAAAAAGCCAAAACCGCTTGATTGGCAAGCTCGTTTAAGTGTAATATTACCTATATAA
- a CDS encoding helix-turn-helix domain-containing protein, with the protein MLFSDLILAIMKPLNRQRTISSPYHLIKGKKSGQTIQDIGYFGLYPYFGIFPKLDKKAYDQVVQSLFLQGYLLANEQVIELTEKAINTSDFDTPLNGWKYRGNENLFFNRLSLIVQTLSHMSQSVKTFDPIVNNEEIQMWVKKYLQQIQFRDIAVVQAFKKELFTTLTDSAISETHKMILTERLTGLALSGLTWQQIATSKKLSVLDVQLMTVEALHGWMAEIEKSNPPLLLGLMEGVIQQSSLTATAQRTEKLFERGFTLEQIASLRQLKTSTIEDHVVELAMNDPYFNFKPFMSLELYKAIITESRRQQSKRLRDIKVHLPNASYFQIRLALSIKEENQ; encoded by the coding sequence TTGTTATTTAGTGATTTGATATTGGCCATTATGAAGCCTTTAAATCGGCAACGTACCATCTCTTCTCCTTATCATTTAATAAAAGGAAAGAAGTCCGGACAAACAATACAGGATATTGGCTATTTCGGCCTTTATCCTTATTTTGGCATTTTCCCTAAATTGGATAAGAAAGCCTATGACCAAGTGGTTCAAAGCTTATTTTTACAAGGTTATTTACTGGCCAATGAACAAGTAATCGAACTCACTGAAAAAGCGATAAACACAAGTGACTTCGACACACCTTTAAATGGCTGGAAATACCGTGGTAATGAAAATCTCTTTTTTAACCGATTGTCACTAATTGTTCAAACTTTATCCCATATGAGTCAGTCCGTAAAAACTTTTGACCCGATTGTTAATAATGAAGAAATACAAATGTGGGTAAAAAAATATTTACAACAAATTCAATTTAGAGATATAGCAGTAGTTCAGGCGTTTAAAAAAGAACTCTTCACTACTTTAACCGATTCGGCTATTTCTGAAACACATAAAATGATTCTCACGGAACGACTAACGGGTCTTGCTTTAAGTGGGTTAACATGGCAACAAATTGCCACTTCTAAGAAATTGTCCGTTTTAGATGTACAATTGATGACTGTAGAAGCTCTGCACGGCTGGATGGCAGAAATAGAAAAGTCTAACCCTCCGCTGCTCCTAGGTTTAATGGAAGGTGTTATACAGCAGTCCTCATTAACAGCAACTGCACAACGTACAGAAAAATTATTTGAAAGAGGCTTTACGTTAGAACAAATTGCTTCCTTACGTCAGTTGAAAACCAGTACGATTGAAGATCATGTTGTTGAACTTGCCATGAATGATCCGTATTTTAATTTTAAGCCATTTATGAGCCTAGAATTGTATAAAGCAATCATTACCGAAAGTCGACGTCAGCAATCGAAAAGGTTGCGTGACATCAAAGTGCATTTACCCAATGCGAGCTATTTTCAAATACGCCTTGCGTTATCGATAAAGGAGGAAAATCAATGA
- a CDS encoding ferredoxin, whose product MAKYTIVDKDTCIACGACGAAAPDIYDYDDEGIAFVILDNNMGTEQVPDELEEDMEDAFEGCPTDSIKVADTSFEGDPLKYED is encoded by the coding sequence ATGGCTAAGTATACCATTGTTGATAAGGATACTTGCATCGCTTGTGGTGCTTGTGGTGCTGCTGCACCCGACATTTACGATTACGATGATGAAGGAATCGCGTTTGTTATTTTAGATAATAACATGGGAACAGAACAAGTTCCAGATGAACTCGAAGAAGACATGGAAGATGCATTTGAAGGCTGTCCAACAGATTCTATCAAAGTTGCAGATACATCTTTCGAAGGCGATCCTTTAAAATACGAAGATTGA
- a CDS encoding ECF transporter S component, with product MKNKKLQTMIVIGMLSSISFILMLFNFPLPALPAFLKVDFSDVPALIAAVTMGPVAGILVAFFKNVLDWLFSGSPTGVPVGHMANFVTSLLFILPVYFIYQKVATKKGMAFGLTIGTLSMAIGMSILNYFVFLPMYTYFLNVPPTTGDALFGMIVLGILPFNLIKGVLLTAVVLLMFSSMHTWIEKQRTYYLS from the coding sequence ATGAAGAACAAAAAGTTACAAACAATGATCGTGATTGGGATGTTAAGCAGTATTTCGTTTATATTGATGCTTTTTAACTTTCCACTACCTGCACTACCTGCTTTTTTGAAAGTAGATTTTAGTGATGTACCTGCATTAATCGCCGCTGTTACAATGGGGCCAGTCGCAGGGATTTTAGTAGCCTTCTTTAAAAATGTGTTAGATTGGCTTTTCTCAGGTAGCCCAACAGGAGTTCCAGTTGGCCACATGGCAAATTTCGTAACGAGCTTGTTGTTTATTTTGCCAGTGTATTTTATCTATCAAAAAGTGGCAACTAAAAAAGGAATGGCTTTTGGATTAACAATAGGAACATTGTCGATGGCAATCGGTATGAGTATTTTAAATTATTTTGTTTTTCTACCGATGTACACGTATTTCCTTAACGTGCCACCAACAACTGGTGACGCATTATTCGGAATGATCGTTTTAGGAATACTCCCTTTTAACTTAATCAAAGGCGTTCTTTTAACCGCAGTAGTCTTGCTAATGTTCAGCAGCATGCACACGTGGATTGAAAAACAAAGAACCTACTATTTATCATAA
- the sigX gene encoding RNA polymerase sigma factor SigX, whose translation MTTNLKNGGSILKDSVFHRLYDEYHQDVFQFLIYLVKNRHLAEDLMQEVYIRAFRAYERFEGRSSEKTWLFSIAKNVAIDHFRKAAVRSKHSMEYFDWETQQLVSSEKLPEEISLLNEDKIFLYKALDTCTGDQKMVVIMRFFQDLSIAETAEVLGWTEGKVKTTQHRAIKALREKLIAREGGDGNAE comes from the coding sequence GTGACGACTAATCTAAAGAACGGAGGGAGTATATTGAAGGACTCCGTTTTCCACCGGCTGTACGATGAGTATCACCAGGATGTTTTTCAATTTTTAATTTATCTGGTGAAAAACCGGCATCTAGCAGAAGATTTGATGCAAGAAGTTTATATTCGTGCTTTTCGTGCTTATGAGCGATTTGAAGGAAGAAGTTCTGAGAAAACATGGCTTTTTTCAATTGCTAAAAATGTAGCAATTGATCATTTTCGAAAAGCGGCAGTTCGCTCAAAACATTCGATGGAATATTTTGATTGGGAAACACAGCAATTAGTTTCGTCGGAAAAACTTCCAGAAGAAATTTCATTGTTAAATGAAGATAAAATATTTTTATACAAGGCATTAGACACTTGTACAGGAGATCAAAAGATGGTCGTTATTATGCGATTCTTTCAGGACTTGTCAATTGCGGAAACTGCTGAAGTACTAGGCTGGACTGAAGGAAAAGTAAAAACAACCCAGCACCGTGCAATTAAAGCCTTGCGCGAAAAATTAATCGCTAGGGAAGGGGGAGATGGAAATGCCGAATAA
- a CDS encoding ATP-binding protein, with the protein MNRIWNSVVGKLWITILLLVSFVLFIVTVLLLEFLGNYHSQTVEEALNSEANMIANIFNEHEEVVNSLEIIGDIIGAETNAVIAEEPYESSYYIHDGLNGTKTREEILNEKAFQKVFETNETVMKEMLLPSLTEKNRLESYIVLASPLKTGEEKHGVVFIYQSLEVMDRTAERTTNIVFLSAFIALLLTTFFAFFLSSRITSPLRKMREGAFELAKGNFDTKVKATSSDEIGQLATAFNQMGRQLKHHVEVINQEKEQLSSILTSMADAVITFNQDKTILLSNPPAEKLLKYWTYKNGSTEAQTLPAEMLHMLDHVIGFQEEIEEELEIEGAYYAINFSPLYSGESIRGAVAVLHNMTEQHRLEKLREDFIANVSHELRTPIAMLQGYSEAILDDVGATEEERREMTKIIYEESQRMGRLVTDLLNLARLESGYMRLYKEIVQLNSSIERMTLKFSQIAKENGVQLSFETTVDDWAATEIDEDRIEQVMTNLIDNAIRHTPKEGQVVVRVEQQKEYAKISINDNGVGISKEDLEFVFERFYKANKARTLGKGGTGLGLAIASNIIQAHEGEIYAESNVGQGTSFVFLLPLKDM; encoded by the coding sequence ATGAATAGAATATGGAATAGTGTTGTCGGGAAGCTTTGGATTACGATCCTGCTTCTCGTTTCCTTTGTCCTTTTTATAGTGACCGTTCTGCTTTTGGAGTTTCTAGGGAACTATCATAGTCAAACTGTGGAAGAAGCGTTGAATAGTGAAGCAAATATGATTGCGAATATTTTTAATGAGCATGAAGAAGTAGTGAATTCGTTAGAAATCATTGGTGATATTATAGGTGCTGAGACAAATGCAGTGATCGCTGAAGAACCGTATGAAAGTAGCTATTACATTCATGATGGATTGAATGGTACAAAGACACGTGAAGAAATATTAAATGAAAAAGCGTTTCAGAAAGTGTTTGAAACAAATGAAACTGTGATGAAAGAAATGCTTTTGCCTTCTTTAACAGAAAAGAATCGTCTCGAGTCTTATATTGTCCTAGCCAGTCCATTGAAAACCGGAGAAGAAAAGCATGGTGTTGTGTTTATTTATCAATCATTGGAAGTAATGGACCGCACTGCGGAACGAACGACCAATATTGTTTTCTTGTCGGCGTTTATCGCACTATTATTAACAACATTTTTTGCTTTCTTTTTATCATCACGAATCACTTCGCCTCTCCGGAAAATGCGTGAAGGCGCATTTGAGTTAGCAAAAGGCAATTTTGACACGAAAGTTAAAGCGACTTCTAGTGATGAAATTGGCCAATTGGCCACAGCATTTAACCAAATGGGCCGTCAATTAAAACATCATGTTGAAGTGATTAATCAAGAAAAAGAACAATTATCAAGTATTTTGACGTCGATGGCAGACGCTGTTATCACGTTTAATCAGGATAAAACCATTTTACTAAGTAATCCGCCAGCTGAAAAATTATTGAAATATTGGACTTATAAAAATGGTTCCACAGAAGCACAAACGTTGCCTGCAGAAATGCTTCATATGCTCGATCATGTAATAGGGTTTCAAGAAGAGATTGAAGAAGAATTGGAAATTGAAGGTGCATATTACGCCATTAATTTTAGTCCGCTGTATAGTGGCGAATCGATTCGCGGAGCTGTCGCAGTTTTGCATAATATGACAGAGCAGCATCGCTTAGAGAAGCTGAGGGAAGATTTTATCGCCAATGTGTCACATGAGTTGCGGACACCAATTGCTATGCTTCAAGGCTATAGTGAAGCGATTTTAGATGATGTTGGTGCAACAGAAGAAGAGCGTCGTGAAATGACGAAAATCATCTACGAAGAATCACAACGGATGGGTCGTTTAGTCACTGACTTATTAAATCTTGCGCGTTTAGAATCAGGATATATGCGACTCTATAAAGAAATAGTTCAATTAAACAGCTCTATCGAACGGATGACACTTAAGTTTTCTCAAATTGCGAAAGAAAACGGAGTTCAATTGTCTTTCGAAACGACTGTCGATGATTGGGCGGCAACGGAGATTGATGAAGATCGCATTGAACAAGTTATGACGAATCTAATCGATAATGCCATACGCCATACGCCTAAAGAAGGGCAAGTTGTTGTTCGTGTCGAACAACAAAAAGAGTATGCAAAGATTTCAATCAATGATAACGGAGTCGGTATTTCAAAAGAAGATTTGGAATTTGTATTTGAGCGATTTTATAAGGCGAATAAGGCAAGGACGCTTGGAAAAGGTGGAACTGGTCTTGGTTTAGCAATAGCGAGCAATATTATCCAAGCTCATGAAGGTGAGATTTATGCGGAAAGTAATGTAGGACAAGGCACTTCTTTTGTTTTCTTATTGCCTTTAAAAGACATGTAA
- a CDS encoding response regulator transcription factor: MSEEITVLVVDDEERIRRLLKMYLEREGYAVEEAENGVQALEMALEKDYHCILLDLMMPEKDGVAVATELRETKMTPIIMLTAKGEEANRVEGFEAGVDDYIVKPFSPREVVLRVKAILRRSSAYSPISNSTASKDLVVFPHLTIDHDAHRVTADGVEVNLTPKEYELLYFLAKAPDKVFDREHLLKEVWHYDFFGDLRTVDTHVKRLREKLNRVSESAAKMIVTVWGVGYKFEVGNE, encoded by the coding sequence ATGTCAGAGGAAATTACGGTTTTAGTAGTAGACGATGAGGAACGAATTCGACGATTGTTAAAAATGTATTTAGAGCGTGAAGGATATGCAGTAGAAGAAGCTGAAAATGGCGTTCAAGCATTAGAGATGGCACTAGAAAAAGATTATCATTGTATCTTACTCGATTTGATGATGCCTGAAAAAGATGGTGTCGCTGTAGCTACAGAATTACGTGAAACTAAAATGACTCCTATTATCATGCTTACTGCAAAAGGAGAAGAAGCTAACCGAGTGGAAGGCTTTGAAGCTGGAGTAGATGATTATATTGTCAAGCCTTTTAGTCCAAGAGAAGTAGTGTTGCGTGTTAAAGCAATATTACGTCGTTCGTCTGCCTATTCGCCGATTTCCAATTCAACAGCATCAAAAGATTTGGTTGTTTTCCCTCATTTGACCATTGATCATGATGCTCATCGTGTTACGGCTGATGGTGTAGAAGTGAATTTAACACCAAAGGAATATGAATTATTGTACTTTTTAGCAAAAGCACCCGATAAAGTTTTTGACCGTGAGCATTTACTAAAAGAAGTATGGCATTACGACTTTTTCGGTGACCTACGTACAGTAGATACGCACGTTAAACGGTTGCGTGAAAAACTGAACCGCGTATCAGAATCTGCTGCGAAAATGATTGTCACTGTATGGGGCGTTGGCTATAAATTTGAGGTTGGCAATGAATAG